From the genome of Mastomys coucha isolate ucsf_1 unplaced genomic scaffold, UCSF_Mcou_1 pScaffold6, whole genome shotgun sequence, one region includes:
- the Eif2b2 gene encoding translation initiation factor eIF-2B subunit beta isoform X1, producing MPGATAKGSELSERIESFVEALKRGGGQRSSEDMARETLGLLRRLITDHHWNNAGDLMDLIRREGMRMTAAQPSETTVGNMVRRVLKIIREEYGRLHGRSDESDQQESLHKLLTSGGLSEDFSFHYAPLKGNIIEAINELLVELEGTMENIAAQALEHIHSNEVIMTIGFSRTVEAFLKEAARKRKFHVIVAECAPFCQGHKMAVNLSKEGIETTVMTDAAIFAVMSRVNKVIIGTKTILANGSLRAVAGTHTLALAAKHHSTPLIVCAPMFKLSPQFPSEEDSFHKFVAPEEVLPFTEGDILEKRLLCGTISDPEWSRDTALLLQWGVESQPEPSVSPAFLLIPHEECFQDCSAFQAYLSSRTCLPGDFGGTL from the exons ATGCCGGGTGCCACGGCGAAGGGCTCGGAGTTGTCCGAGAGGATCGAGAGCTTCGTGGAGGCTCTGAAGCGAGGTGGCGGGCAGCGCAGCTCGGAGGACATGGCTCGGGAGACCCTGGGGCTGCTGCGCCGGCTTATCACCGACCACCACTGGAACAACGCGG GGGACCTAATGGATTTGATCCGCAGAGAGGGCATGAGGATGACGGCCGCGCAGCCCTCCGAGACCACCGTGGGAAACATGGTGCGGAGAGTCCTCAAGATCATACGGGAGGAGTATGGCAG ACTGCACGGGCGCAGTGACGAGAGCGATCAGCAGGAGTCCCTGCACAAACTCTTGACATCCGGAGGCCTGAGCGAGGATTTCAGCTTCCATTATGCTCCACTTAAGGGCAACATCATTGAGGCGATTAATGAGCTGCTCGTGGAACTGG agggcacGATGGAGAACATTGCAGCCCAGGCTCTGGAGCACATACACTCCAATGAGGTGATCATGACCATTGGCTTCTCTAGAACAGTTGAGGCCTTCCTTAAAGAGGCAGCTCGGAAGAGGAAGTTCCATGTCATCGTTGCAGAGTGTGCTCCTTTCTGCCAG GGTCATAAAATGGCTGTCAATTTGTCCAAAGAAGGTATCGAGACAACTGTCATGACCGATGCGGCCATTTTTGCTGTTATGTCAAGAGTTAACAAG GTGATCATTGGTACGAAGACTATCCTGGCCAACGGTTCCCTTAGGGCAGTGGCGGGAACGCACACTCTGGCCCTGGCAGCGAAACACCATTCCACGCCTCTCATCGTGTGTGCGCCCATGTTCAAGCTCTCTCCTCAG ttCCCCAGTGAAGAAGATTCATTTCACAAGTTTGTGGCTCCTGAAGAAGTCCTTCCTTTcacagaag GAGACATTCTGGAGAAG CGTCTCCTGTGTGGAACTATCTCAGACCCAGAGTGGAGTAGAGACACAGCATTGCTGCTACAGTGGGGAGTGGAGAGTCAGCCTGAGCCCTCAGTGTCGCCTGCCTTCCTGCTCATCCCCCATGAGGAGTGCTTCCAGGACTGTTCCGCCTTCCAGGCTTACCTGAGCAGCAGGACTTGCTTACCTGGGGATTTTGGAGGCACTTTGTGA
- the Eif2b2 gene encoding translation initiation factor eIF-2B subunit beta isoform X2 — MPGATAKGSELSERIESFVEALKRGGGQRSSEDMARETLGLLRRLITDHHWNNAGDLMDLIRREGMRMTAAQPSETTVGNMVRRVLKIIREEYGRLHGRSDESDQQESLHKLLTSGGLSEDFSFHYAPLKGNIIEAINELLVELEGTMENIAAQALEHIHSNEVIMTIGFSRTVEAFLKEAARKRKFHVIVAECAPFCQGHKMAVNLSKEGIETTVMTDAAIFAVMSRVNKVIIGTKTILANGSLRAVAGTHTLALAAKHHSTPLIVCAPMFKLSPQFPSEEDSFHKFVAPEEVLPFTEGDILEKVSVHCPVFDYVPPDLITLFISNIGGNAPSYIYRLMSELYHPDDHVL, encoded by the exons ATGCCGGGTGCCACGGCGAAGGGCTCGGAGTTGTCCGAGAGGATCGAGAGCTTCGTGGAGGCTCTGAAGCGAGGTGGCGGGCAGCGCAGCTCGGAGGACATGGCTCGGGAGACCCTGGGGCTGCTGCGCCGGCTTATCACCGACCACCACTGGAACAACGCGG GGGACCTAATGGATTTGATCCGCAGAGAGGGCATGAGGATGACGGCCGCGCAGCCCTCCGAGACCACCGTGGGAAACATGGTGCGGAGAGTCCTCAAGATCATACGGGAGGAGTATGGCAG ACTGCACGGGCGCAGTGACGAGAGCGATCAGCAGGAGTCCCTGCACAAACTCTTGACATCCGGAGGCCTGAGCGAGGATTTCAGCTTCCATTATGCTCCACTTAAGGGCAACATCATTGAGGCGATTAATGAGCTGCTCGTGGAACTGG agggcacGATGGAGAACATTGCAGCCCAGGCTCTGGAGCACATACACTCCAATGAGGTGATCATGACCATTGGCTTCTCTAGAACAGTTGAGGCCTTCCTTAAAGAGGCAGCTCGGAAGAGGAAGTTCCATGTCATCGTTGCAGAGTGTGCTCCTTTCTGCCAG GGTCATAAAATGGCTGTCAATTTGTCCAAAGAAGGTATCGAGACAACTGTCATGACCGATGCGGCCATTTTTGCTGTTATGTCAAGAGTTAACAAG GTGATCATTGGTACGAAGACTATCCTGGCCAACGGTTCCCTTAGGGCAGTGGCGGGAACGCACACTCTGGCCCTGGCAGCGAAACACCATTCCACGCCTCTCATCGTGTGTGCGCCCATGTTCAAGCTCTCTCCTCAG ttCCCCAGTGAAGAAGATTCATTTCACAAGTTTGTGGCTCCTGAAGAAGTCCTTCCTTTcacagaag GAGACATTCTGGAGAAGGTTAGTGTCCACTGTCCTGTGTTTGACTACGTGCCCCCCGACCTCATTACCCTCTTCATTTCCAACATTGGTGGGAACGCACCATCCTACATCTACCGCCTGATGAGCGAGCTCTACCATCCTGATGACCATGTCCTCTGA